The genomic region TTTTCTCTGTCACTTACACGTGAATTCAACATAGCAAGCGCTGTATTGGTCTTACTAACATATGAACGAAGTAGTTGAATGCCCGTGTTTAATTCCTTTTCGCTCATTTTGTCATTAGCGACTATTTTAGGTAAGTCAGGGGCGTTTCCTGTTCTATTTTTTAGTTCTGTAAGGTTAGCATTAGCTAACTTTTTTTGAGCATTAAGTTGTTCAACTAAGTCTGCGTTGCTTTTAGTAATGTTTGCTTTCGCAGCGTTGTTATTGCTAGTTTCAGTAATAACGCTGGTTTCTACCGTTGCGGTTTCGCCAGCAGGTGTTTTGCTAGGGGCGGCTTCTTGCTCTGTATTTACGGTATTTTGAGCTGGCGTTGTCTCAATTTTACTGTTTTGTAAGTCTTTAAAAATTGGCATCGAGCAGGCACTTAAAAAAAGTGTCGCAAGTAAAAGGCCGGTACGAAATGTAGACATTGATTAATCCTGAGATTATAAGCGAATAATTAAGTCGCCAAGTATGCGGTATGGCGGATTGTATGTCGAGCTGAAGTACCCGTTACTCATGCGAGTATTCTATTTAAAAGTGCAAATAGAAGCTCTAAAAGACTTGGGTGAACATCATATACAGCGAAGGCGAGAGACAAGCCACGGCAAGCCTCTCTTTACATTATTTTTGTGACTGGTTCCACAAAATGCATTCATCTAACGTGACGCCTTTGCCGCCAAAAATATCCAGCGCACTACCTATAGTTAAATCCACTAAGCCATTAGACAATTCATGAACGCGTTTTAAGTCCGACAAAGAACGAGCGCCGCCAGCGTAAGTAACTGCAACTGGGCAACCTTGGCCAAGCAGTTGAACCAATTCTTCATCAATACCAGCTTGCAAGCCTTCAACATCAGCTGCATGAATCAAAAATTCATCGCAGTGGTTTGCTAGTTCAATTAGATTTTCTTGGTTAACTTGAGTCGATGTAATGGTTTGCCAGCGATCAGTTGCAATATACCAACCATCTTGTGTACGACGGCAACTTAAATCAAGCACTAAACGATCAGTACCTGTTTCTCGTTTTATTTTATCTAAGCGATCCCAAGAGAATTCACCATTTTCGAATAAATAAGACGTTACAATAACGTGAGAAGCTCCTGCTTTTAAGTAACCTTCAGCATTGCTACTGTTAACACCGCCGCCAAATTGCAAACCATCAGGGTAAGCGCGAAGGGCGCTAAGTGCTTCTTCTTGGTTGCCCTTACCTAAAGCAATAACATGACCACCAACTAGGCCATGCTCACGATACATATTTGCGTAATGTTCAGCATTGTATTCGCTGATAAAGTTCTCTGTGGCACCTGTGTCATTTAGACTTCCACCAACAATTTGCTTAACCTTGCCTTGGTGTAGATCGATACAAGGACGGAATTGGGTCACAAAAAAACTCCTATCTAGTCTGAAAATGAAACGGCGATTGTAACCGATAATGTACTGATAAACGATGCACCAAAGCAAACACTTCTTAAGCCTGTTATAATCGTCGGCCATTTCAATAGAAAGAAACATAAAGCTGCCATCATGCTACAAATTA from Marinomonas rhizomae harbors:
- the hisA gene encoding phosphoribosylformimino-5-aminoimidazole carboxamide ribotide isomerase — protein: MTQFRPCIDLHQGKVKQIVGGSLNDTGATENFISEYNAEHYANMYREHGLVGGHVIALGKGNQEEALSALRAYPDGLQFGGGVNSSNAEGYLKAGASHVIVTSYLFENGEFSWDRLDKIKRETGTDRLVLDLSCRRTQDGWYIATDRWQTITSTQVNQENLIELANHCDEFLIHAADVEGLQAGIDEELVQLLGQGCPVAVTYAGGARSLSDLKRVHELSNGLVDLTIGSALDIFGGKGVTLDECILWNQSQK